TTCGAGGATTAAAATTTGTCCGCGCTGCGCTTGGACTCCCCACCCTTCGGGCGGGTCCCCGGTTTGAGCCTGACGCAGAGATTGCGGAAATTGGCCATTTATGGATGGACACTAGTTATCGTTTCATCCATCGGGGTACTCCCCCCACTTCCCCTGATATGTGACTCAACAGGGTGCGGGTTTCAAGATTGTCCATACAAGATTCGAGTTCAAAGGCCCTTTACGAGCCCTGGCACAAGGTGAACACGATGCTTTTAAGAACCGGAAGATACTATAAGAGCTTATGCCTCTCCCTTTTCGCTTGCATGCTCATCCTTCTTTGGGCCGGAATGCTTCGGGCGGAGACCCCGATCCCGAAGCCAAAGGGGCTGGTGAACGATTTTGCCGACGTGATCCCGCCTTCTTACGAAGATCGGCTGAAGGCCTTGACCCAGGAGTTGCTCCAAAAAACCGGTGTTCCGGTGGTAGTGGTAACCATGCCCGATATCGGAGGGGCGGAATACAACGACTATGCCAACCGGCTTTATAGCTCATGGGGAATCGGCAAGAAAGGAGAGGACAAAGGGGTCCTGATCTTCATCACCATCAAGGAGCGGAAGATGAGGATCGAGACAGGGTACGGCGTGGAGGGAATCCTCCCGGACGGTCTGGTGGGTGAGATCCGCGACAAGTACATGATCCCTTACCTTAAAGAGAACAAATTCGGGGAAGGATTGCTTTACGGTGCTGCTGCGGTGGCCCAGGTGATTGCCAAGGATGCCGGGGTGAAATTAACCGGGCAGGTCCAGGTGAAAGTGCCGAAGAAAAGGAGTCGTGGATTCTCCTTCCTCCCGTTGATTGCCATTTTTGCACTTTTTTTTCTCCTGAACACCAGGGGCCGGGGAGGCCGGGGAATCTTTTTCCTTCCGCTTCTTATGGGTGGCGGTTTCAGGCACGGCGGGGGCGGTTTCGGTGGGAGTTTCGGGGGCTTCGGGGGCGGTTTCGGTGGCTTCGGCGGAGGCATGAGCGGGGGTGGAGGTGCCGGTGGAGGTTTTTAATCAGCGCCTCCGGGAGAACCAAACAAAGAGAAACCTTTAGAACTTCTTTAGAAGATCTCAACGGCTGCCCAAGACATCTCTTATTAATTCAACCGAAAGATTGGTGAGGAGTATAAAAACATGCCCAAGATACCCAAAGACCCCAAGGAGATCCTCGAGGCGTTCTCTGCCGATTATCAGGCCCTTTTCGGCGAGAATCTCGTTAGCATCATCCTTTACGGGAGCGCCGCGGCAGACGGTTACCGGCCGGGGAAATCCGATATCAACTTCATGGTCGTACTCACCGAGGAAGGGATCGATGACCTGGAGCGCGCCCTTCCCCTGGTGGAAAAGTGGAAGAAGCGGAATGTGGCCGTCCCTCTGTTCCTAACTCAAAATTACATCCGCACCTCTACTGACGTGTTTCCTGTGGAATACCTCGGTTTCCATAGAAGACACCATCTCGTTTACGGAAAGGATCTCCTTTCAGACCTCTCCTTCGATCCCCAATGGGTGAGGCTTCAGTGCGAGCGGGAGATCAAGGGAAAACTCCTCCTGCTGAGGGAGGCCTATTTCCAGGCGGGGGGAAAGGCCAGAGGGCTGAGGGAACTGATCGCACAATCGATCCGTGCCTTTACGGCGATCTTCGAGGCCTTACTGTTCCTCAAAAACATTGAGGTTCCCCCAAAAGGGCGTGATACGGTGAAGCTTGCATGCGAGGCCTTCGGCCTGGATGCCGCCCTTTTCGACAAGCTACTGGATATCCGGGAAGAGCGGTTGAAACCGTCTGGAGAGGAGGTCCAGAAACTCTTCAAACGGTATCTTCATGAAGTAAGGAAACTCGCCCAAGCGGTGGATTCAATGGGAGGATAGTTAAAATGGGTAAAGGACTGAAGACACTTCTGATCGTTCTGGCTGTACTGTTTGTTATCGTCGCAATCCCCTTCTTTTATCTCAAGGCCACTTACAACAGCCTCGTGAGCATGGATGAGGAGGTCAAGGCCGCATGGGCCCAGGTGGAAAACCAGCTCCAGCGGAGATATGACCTGATTCCCAATTATGTAGAAACCGTGAAGGGGTATGCGGCCCACGAAAAGGAAGTCTTGATGGGTGTAACAGAGGCCCGGGCCAAAGTGGGAGGAGCGGGAAATATCAGTGAAAAGATCGAGGCCAACAACCGCCTTTCGGCCGCCCTGGGCCGGTTGCTCCTGGTCGTCGAACGATACCCGGATCTTAAGGCCAATACCAACTTCATCCGCCTCCAGGACGAGTTGGCCGGGACGGAAAACCGAATCGCGGTTGAACGGCGGCGTTACAACGAGAAGGTCAAGGAATACAATATCAAGATACGTCGGTTTCCGACCAATATCATTGCGGGGTTCTTCGGCTTTGAAAAGGCCCCCTTCTTTGAGGTT
This portion of the Deltaproteobacteria bacterium genome encodes:
- a CDS encoding nucleotidyltransferase domain-containing protein, yielding MPKIPKDPKEILEAFSADYQALFGENLVSIILYGSAAADGYRPGKSDINFMVVLTEEGIDDLERALPLVEKWKKRNVAVPLFLTQNYIRTSTDVFPVEYLGFHRRHHLVYGKDLLSDLSFDPQWVRLQCEREIKGKLLLLREAYFQAGGKARGLRELIAQSIRAFTAIFEALLFLKNIEVPPKGRDTVKLACEAFGLDAALFDKLLDIREERLKPSGEEVQKLFKRYLHEVRKLAQAVDSMGG
- a CDS encoding TPM domain-containing protein — translated: MLLRTGRYYKSLCLSLFACMLILLWAGMLRAETPIPKPKGLVNDFADVIPPSYEDRLKALTQELLQKTGVPVVVVTMPDIGGAEYNDYANRLYSSWGIGKKGEDKGVLIFITIKERKMRIETGYGVEGILPDGLVGEIRDKYMIPYLKENKFGEGLLYGAAAVAQVIAKDAGVKLTGQVQVKVPKKRSRGFSFLPLIAIFALFFLLNTRGRGGRGIFFLPLLMGGGFRHGGGGFGGSFGGFGGGFGGFGGGMSGGGGAGGGF
- a CDS encoding LemA family protein, with the translated sequence MGKGLKTLLIVLAVLFVIVAIPFFYLKATYNSLVSMDEEVKAAWAQVENQLQRRYDLIPNYVETVKGYAAHEKEVLMGVTEARAKVGGAGNISEKIEANNRLSAALGRLLLVVERYPDLKANTNFIRLQDELAGTENRIAVERRRYNEKVKEYNIKIRRFPTNIIAGFFGFEKAPFFEVPKERQEVPKVKFTNE